One Solanum pennellii chromosome 10, SPENNV200 genomic region harbors:
- the LOC107001400 gene encoding transcription factor bHLH139-like, protein MEHVVSMSEGDWSSFSGMCFTEEADFMAQLLGNCSFPNELPSNSGYWNIGHESNIGSSGGREHSSFFFPPPSHESHYSINSRPMLMRNDSSITTERGVMDNDNPIEADEYFVNNMEFDENTAEPLLDGNSLQLGRIDKIDHSPTESSKKRARLHCHVPKNKRSTKLQTEVKTVEMDMKSKTVLQRQNSMVSCCSEDESNVSLELRRKSRASRGSATDPQSLYARKRRERINERLKTLQSLIPNGTKVDISTMLEEAVQYVKFLQLQIKLLSSDDLWMYAPIAYNGMDLGLDLRIGNPK, encoded by the exons ATGGAGCATGTGGTATCAATGTCTGAAGGAGATTGGAGTTCTTTTAGTGGAATGTGTTTTACTGAGGAGGCGGATTTCATGGCACAGTTACTTGGTAACTGTTCGTTTCCAAATGAGTTACCAAGTAATTCTGGTTATTGGAATATTGGTCATGAATCAAATATTGGATCTTCAGGAGGAAGAGAACATAGTAGTTTCTTCTTTCCTCCCCCGAGTCATGAGAGTCACTACTCAATTAATTCTCGGCCTATGTTGATGAGAAATGATAGTTCAATAACAACAGAACGTGGTGTGATGGATAATGATAATCCAATTGAAGCAGATGAGTACTTCGTTAACAACATGGAGTTTGATGAGAACACGGCTGAACCTCTTCTTGATGGAAACAGCTTGCAGCTAGGAAGAATAGATAAAATAGATCATAGCCCAACAGAGAGTTCTAAGAAAAGAGCGCGGTTACATTGTCAT GTACCAAAGAACAAGAGAAGTACAAAACTGCAAACAGAAGTTAAGACTGTCGAGATGGATATGAAAAGCAAGACTGTGCTTCAGAGGCAAAACTCTATGGTCAGTTGCTGTTCAGAAGATGAATCTAATGTTTCTCTCGAGTTGAGACGGAAATCCAGAGCAAGCAGGGGTTCAGCAACTGACCCCCAGAGCTTGTATGCCAGG AAAAGAAGAGAGCGAATTAACGAGAGATTGAAGACCTTACAGAGTCTCATACCTAATGGAACCAAG GTGGATATTAGCACCATGCTTGAAGAGGCAGTTCAGTATGTTAAGTTTTTGCAACTCCAAATCAAG CTGTTGAGCTCTGATGATCTATGGATGTATGCTCCCATTGCCTACAATGGAATGGACCTTGGGCTTGATCTGAGGATTGGCAATCCAAAATGA